A stretch of DNA from Chitinivorax tropicus:
TGCCGCGCCTCCAGCATGCGCCGCATTGCCAGACGCAGGCGTGCCTGCAGATCGCCCAAGCGCTGCACTTGCTGAGCCAAGCGCTGGCCCGGATGAACCAGCCGTCGGGCCAGATAGTCAACCTGTTGTGTGCGTTGCATCACGATCCGATCCATGTCGCGACCCAAGCGCCGCCGCAACAAGCCCAACCGATCCAACAGCTCCTGCCGACTCGGGCTCACCATCTCGGCTGCCGCAGTGGGTGTCGGGGCTCGACAATCCGCCACAAAATCAGCAATCGTCACATCCGTTTCATGCCCCACACCAGACACCACCGGAATCGCGCACCCGGCAATGGCGCGAGCGACGGCCTCATCATTGAACGCCCACAAATCCTCGATACTGCCGCCGCCTCGGCAGACAATCAACACATCACATTCCTGTCGCCGTGATGCAGCCTCGATGGCCAAAACCAGCTGAGCGGGCGCATCGGCACCCTGCACCTGGCTGGGATACAACACCACCGGCAGGCCAGGCATGCGGCGGCGCAAGGTGGTCAACACATCACGGAGCGCAGCAGCAGCTGGTGAGGTCACAATGCCCACCTGCTTCGGAAAAGTCGGCAATGGCCGCTTGTGCGCCGTGTCAAACAACCCTTCCGCCTGCAATCTGCCCTTCAGCTTCTCAAATGCCTCGAACAAGGCCCCCAAACCAGCCTGCCGCATGAAATCGACCGCTAGCTGGAAATCTCCACGCGGCTCGTACAGCGCCGGAATGGCCCGCACCTCGACACGCATGCCCTCCACGGGGCGAAACCCCGTCAATACCGCCTTGTGGCGGAACATCACGCAACGCACCTGAGCCTGTGCGTCTTTCAGTGAAAAATACCAATGACCCGACGCCGCAATGGTCAAATTGGAAATCTCGCCCACCACCCAACTCAGCGGAAATTGTTGCTCCAGCACCAGCCGGACTGCTCGGTTGAGCTCACTGACCGTCAGCACAGATTGCGTTTTTTCCATGATTGCCATACTGGATTAATCCACAGATTTCAAAAAAATGTCACAACAGCACTTGACACCAAGCGACAAGACTCAGGCACATCCATACTCATGTTTTCATTCAGATATTCTTAGATAGACCACCCAAGATCGCCCATCACTGGGGGAGCTGGCAGGCGCCAGATCGGTATGCGCCGTCACACTATTCACATAATTATCCACAGGCCAGGCGCTGCCAATAGGCTTGCAATTGGCGAAGACCACGGCTAATAAATGAAAGCCAGGGTCAGAAAGCGGCGAATATTGACATCAGCATACTTGCCGAACCAGACCTGAGCGATTAAAGTTAGCACCCTTGAAGCTCGTGTTGCACGCTGGCCAGGCAAGGCCCACTCAACAGAGCATTGTCGAATCGAATTCGCCCCAAACGCAAACGGAGTAACGCGTGTT
This window harbors:
- the xseA gene encoding exodeoxyribonuclease VII large subunit is translated as MEKTQSVLTVSELNRAVRLVLEQQFPLSWVVGEISNLTIAASGHWYFSLKDAQAQVRCVMFRHKAVLTGFRPVEGMRVEVRAIPALYEPRGDFQLAVDFMRQAGLGALFEAFEKLKGRLQAEGLFDTAHKRPLPTFPKQVGIVTSPAAAALRDVLTTLRRRMPGLPVVLYPSQVQGADAPAQLVLAIEAASRRQECDVLIVCRGGGSIEDLWAFNDEAVARAIAGCAIPVVSGVGHETDVTIADFVADCRAPTPTAAAEMVSPSRQELLDRLGLLRRRLGRDMDRIVMQRTQQVDYLARRLVHPGQRLAQQVQRLGDLQARLRLAMRRMLEARQWRLEGIARRYRQAAPDMAARLQRQQVLAGRMQVGLTRRLERLSARLAQCGVQLRQLNPTAVLERGYSIVHDIDGRVVRDAREVAAGALIRVTLAQGWLDAQVLDKGD